The following DNA comes from Hyphococcus flavus.
GTTTTTCGAACCACATGACATCGATAAACCGGCCAAATTTGCGCCCTACCTGATTAAGCGTCGAGATATGGACAAATCCGAACTGCTGATGGAGGGCGGCTGAGGCTGGGTTTGGTGCAGCGACAAGCCCATAGGCCCGGTGAAGATCAGTGCTCTCAAGCGCCTGAAACAGTGTCGCGTAAAGGCCTCGGCCAATCTTCTTCCCGTGAGAGCCAGGATCGACGAAAATGGACGTTTTCACCGATGTCGCGTAGCCAGCGCGCTGATCGAACGGGCTGGCGCTGGAAAATCCACATATT
Coding sequences within:
- a CDS encoding GNAT family N-acetyltransferase; the protein is MSNIRFRPATVDDARGINAVYNPFIRESTVTFETVEHTADQRKNWLVEREGDPRYPVIVAEDEDAQICGFSSASPFDQRAGYATSVKTSIFVDPGSHGKKIGRGLYATLFQALESTDLHRAYGLVAAPNPASAALHQQFGFVHISTLNQVGRKFGRFIDVMWFEKRL